Below is a genomic region from Candidatus Krumholzibacteriia bacterium.
GGGAGACAGGTATTCCCGAGCGACCAGCCGGGTTGCGGGATGGTCGAGCCAGCCTTCCTCCACCAGGGGCACAAAAAGCGGGCAGGCCCGGCTACTCACCGACAGTCCCCCGCGAAGGGCCTTCAGGGCGGCAGTGTAGGCGGCGCTGTCCACGGTAGCGGGCGTTCCAATGACCCCCACGATTCCGTTTTTCGTCCCTTCTGCAGCAGCCCGGGCTCCGGGTTCGATCACGCCGAGGATGGGAAGGGAAAACTCCTCCCGAAGAAGATCCAGGGCCAGGGAGCTGGCCGTGTTGCAGGCCACCACCAGAGCCTTCACGCCCTGCTCCACGAGGAAGGCCGTGTTTTCGCGGGCAAAACGACGCACGGTGTCGCGCCCCTTGATGCCATAGGGCACGCGGGCCGTGTCGCCGAAATAGATCAGTTTCTCGCCGGGCAGTCGGCGGCGAATCTCCCGGACCACCGTCAGTCCGCCAAGACCAGAATCCCAGATGCCGATGGGCTCTTGCTTCATTCCGCTCCCAGTTCAATTCTTTCATCGATGAGCAGGTGCCCCGCCAGGCTGGCCTGCCTCTGTCCCGCGATCAGGATCCGGAGACTCTCCAGTTCCGGAAAGTTCACCCTCAGGGTTCTCTTCAGGGCTTCCAGGGCCACTCTTTCTTCCACACTGCCCGCCCATCGAAGAAGCTGTGCTGTTTCCTGCCCGAAATCAAGGACGAGATGACCGCCCTCCTCCAGAAAGAGCTGCCGCATCCGGGAACCCTCCGGGAAGGCCCGCCCCTTTCCCTGCAAAGGACCCCGCAAGAGTTCCTTCAGGGTCACCTCGATGCGATCGGCCGGATCCTCCTGAAGGGCCAGCGAACGGGCTTCCTCTCGCCAGCGCAGGTCCAGGCTTCCTTCAGCGAAAAAGAGAACTCGAATCTGGCTGCCGTAACTCCGGTCCCAGAGTTGTTCATCGGGCACCCGCGCCTCTTCGGGAGCATCCGGCGCGCAGGCGAGCAAAACAAGCAAAAGGAGAAGGACTCTTTTCATGGGCGACCCTCCTTCTCCCAACGCCGGCTCTGAATTCGGAGGGCACGAGCCAGGGCGCGGAGCCTCTGCTTGCGGGTGGGAGGATCCTCCCAGGCCGCCCTCTCGACCGCAGAATCCAGATTGCCGACTTCCAGAAGAAGGGCGGGCATATCCAGGCCACGGAGCGCCAGGGTTCTCTCGCTTCGAATTCCGAGAGTCCGGGAGATGTCTTCCAGAGAGAGAAAGCGTTGAAGATCCAGCGCCAGTTCCAGGCTTGCCCGATGATGCTGATCCTGCACGGACTGCCAGGGAACAAGTTCTCCGGGCAGCTCCCGACCAGAGTTCTCCTGAAGAATGAACTCCATGCCCACAGGCCCCTCGCTGCCCCTTCGTGTCCAGTGCAGGGAGAGAAAGAACTCGCCACCGGCGACATTGGCCGCCTGAACCCGGTGACCGGCAGGAATGTCGCGATCCGACTTCCGGCTCCAGAGCACCTCAAAACCTTCTTCCGAAAGAAAGGGCTCCAGGTAGCCCGCCATCTGCAGGCACCAGTCCTTTTCGCGGAGAGTGCCGGAAATCGCGCCCGTGTCGCGCCCCCCGTGTCCCGGATCCAGCACAATGACTTGAAAGCCGCCCCGACGAAGCTTCGGCTTTTCTCCGGGCAAAAGAGCCTCCCCGAGAGCAGGTTCGGGCAAGCTGCCCCCCTCTGAAAAGTCCATGGAGAGCACCCAGATCTTCCCGCTGCTGTCCATGCGCTCGCGAAGATTCTGGATCGGTCTCGATGGAAAGAGAAGCAGCCTTGCGGAGTCTTCGTCCTGCAAGGCAACAAGAGAGTCCACGCTTCCGTCTTCGGGAACCCGACTCCAGTCAAAGTCCGAAAGGCGACCGCCGGGAACCAGAAGCTCCAGACTCCCGTCCTTCCGTTCCCGGCTCGACGGCTCCAGTTTTCCAGAGAGGGTCAGAAGCATGCGCAGACGACGGGAAGAGCTGACCCATTCCAAAGAATGAAGATTCGGCCGCCCCGGGCCGGCAATCACCCGGGGAGAATCCGGGTCCAGCGAGAGGGACAGATCCGGGAAGTCCGCGATCAAGGCGGGCCAGAAGTCCAGGGGAAGGTAGAACTCGCCTTCAGCGATTCGGCAGGGTGCCGCCAGTTCCCGGGCGCGTCCGTCAAAGAAAACCCAGGGCATAGCGTCCGTGAACTTGATCCTGTGATCGCCGACACGAAGGAGTGCCTTTCGGGTCACCGGATCGAAGTAAGTGGTTCCCTGCAGAATCTGGCTGAGATCCCAGAGATTGATATAAAGAAGCGGCGCGTCCGGGAAACGATAGAGAGGAAAATCCCGGGCACTGCGGCCTTCTCCCGGCAGAAACTCCAGCTGCAGTTCATCGACAAATGCCGTCTCCGTGGCCGAAGCAAGAGAGGCAAGAAGCAGAAGAGCAAGGAGGGTCTTCCTCAAGACTCCTCCCGCTTGCGGGCCCGGGCCAGCGCACGGTCGCTGTCGCGCTTGGCCACGGTCTGCCTCTTGTCGTACTGGCGTTTTCCCCGGGCCAGGGCCACTTCCACCTTGGCCCAGCCCCTGGCTGTGAAGTAGACGCTGATGGGAACCAGGGTCAGGCCTTTCTCGATCAACTGGCGACGGATCTTTCTCAGTTCGCGGGCATTCAGCAGGAGCTTCCGCGGACGCTCCGGCTCGTGATTGCTCCGGTTGCCCTGCTCATAGGGGCTGATGTGTAAGCCGACGAGCCAGAGCTCCCCCTTCTCAAGGCGCGCCCAGGAATCCTTCAGGTTTGCGCGACCCGCACGAAGGCTCTTCACTTCCGTGCCAGTCAACTGCAGACCGGCCTCCCAGCGCTCGAGCAGGTGATAGTCATAGCGCGCCTTGCGGTTCACGCAAACTGTTTTGACTTCCTTCGACATTACAGACTTTCGACAAGGGGAAACCCCAAGCTATCACCCGTTCCCTCGCGCTTCAACGGGAATCAGTCCCCCTTGACAAGGAAGTCATGTCTTTCTACTCTCCTTGCCGCATGCCGAAGTGGTGGAATTGGCAGACGCGCTACGTTCAGGTCGTAGTGAGGGAAACCTCGTGGGAGTTCGAGTCTCCCCTTCGGCACCATGAAGGCGGCCTTTCGGGCCGCCTTTCTTGTTTCGGAACGGAGAAGCCATGAGAAAGTTCCTGCTCCTGCTCCTCGTCCCCCTCCTCCTCTCAGCCAATGAGAAAGCCTGGCCCGACTCCCTGATGCAGGAAGCTCTTTCTGCCCTGGATCTCCGGCAGGAGGAAATGGACCTCTTTCCCGAAGTCACCGACAGCGATCCCTTTCGGCTTCCCTGGATCAGCCATTGCATGGAAAAGCCCGGGGACTTCTCCGGGACATCGGAACGGATTCTCTCCGGATTCCGTAATGCCGACCCCTTTGACTTGCAATGGGCCGAGGAAGTGTCCCGCCTCCTCTTTCCGGGGCAGGAACTACAGCCCGCTCCTGTCGAACACATGACGCTCGACGAGTTCATGACAGAATGCAGGAGGAAGCGAGACCGGGCACTCGAAGATCTGGGCAGCGATGAAAAGGCCTTTCTCCTCGAACAGGGATTGAGCGAGCTGGAACGAGCCGACCTGCGGGGTCTGGAAGATCTGTTCGAGATTCACCAAAGAGAAAAAGAAGCTTCCGCTCGTAGCGATTCTCTCATCGGACTTTGGACACGGATCGACCGCGCATTGCTGATGGAAACGGCTCTGGAGTTTCTGTTTTATATGAAGCAGGAACTGCAGCAACTGTCTTCCCATTCCGAAAGCTCCC
It encodes:
- the murI gene encoding glutamate racemase; the protein is MKQEPIGIWDSGLGGLTVVREIRRRLPGEKLIYFGDTARVPYGIKGRDTVRRFARENTAFLVEQGVKALVVACNTASSLALDLLREEFSLPILGVIEPGARAAAEGTKNGIVGVIGTPATVDSAAYTAALKALRGGLSVSSRACPLFVPLVEEGWLDHPATRLVAREYLSPLMEAGVDTLVLGCTHYPLLQPLLQELMGEGVRLVDSAEELAGELSELLGSGELETSDSEQGSLEVFVSDLPLRFRQIGESFLGESIENLTLLDRKEER
- a CDS encoding GerMN domain-containing protein yields the protein MKRVLLLLLVLLACAPDAPEEARVPDEQLWDRSYGSQIRVLFFAEGSLDLRWREEARSLALQEDPADRIEVTLKELLRGPLQGKGRAFPEGSRMRQLFLEEGGHLVLDFGQETAQLLRWAGSVEERVALEALKRTLRVNFPELESLRILIAGQRQASLAGHLLIDERIELGAE
- the smpB gene encoding SsrA-binding protein SmpB, which codes for MSKEVKTVCVNRKARYDYHLLERWEAGLQLTGTEVKSLRAGRANLKDSWARLEKGELWLVGLHISPYEQGNRSNHEPERPRKLLLNARELRKIRRQLIEKGLTLVPISVYFTARGWAKVEVALARGKRQYDKRQTVAKRDSDRALARARKREES
- a CDS encoding N-acetylmuramoyl-L-alanine amidase, which produces MRKTLLALLLLASLASATETAFVDELQLEFLPGEGRSARDFPLYRFPDAPLLYINLWDLSQILQGTTYFDPVTRKALLRVGDHRIKFTDAMPWVFFDGRARELAAPCRIAEGEFYLPLDFWPALIADFPDLSLSLDPDSPRVIAGPGRPNLHSLEWVSSSRRLRMLLTLSGKLEPSSRERKDGSLELLVPGGRLSDFDWSRVPEDGSVDSLVALQDEDSARLLLFPSRPIQNLRERMDSSGKIWVLSMDFSEGGSLPEPALGEALLPGEKPKLRRGGFQVIVLDPGHGGRDTGAISGTLREKDWCLQMAGYLEPFLSEEGFEVLWSRKSDRDIPAGHRVQAANVAGGEFFLSLHWTRRGSEGPVGMEFILQENSGRELPGELVPWQSVQDQHHRASLELALDLQRFLSLEDISRTLGIRSERTLALRGLDMPALLLEVGNLDSAVERAAWEDPPTRKQRLRALARALRIQSRRWEKEGRP